TCTGTCGGAGttctaatttttgtttttagtgcTTAAAGATCAGGGTGTTTTTCCCTGAGTGACAAAAGGCCTAAGTTAGCTACACACACTAGTGCGagtaaaaaaacattttcatatgcaATTTTGAGCTAATTATAAAGAGGTGAAATATCAGGGAAAGTAACAgtttacactgtttcagatTAAACATTAACtggaacatttaaataatgaatctGTGGTGTCACTTATTTGTACTCTAGTACAGAAAATAAAGGAAGGGGGGGGGCACATTCCCCACTGTTGCCGTGGATACAGCCAGAGGAGAGGAGCCAAAGAGGTATGGTCTGATTCCATTCCAGATGACCATGTGAGCAGTGGAGAGAAGGGTCTCGCTGGTCTCTGTGGATATCTGATTCCCTGGACGAAGATGGCATCGTGTTGGCGGAGACGGTGGGAGGCCGCATCTGTGCTCTGTCTGCGTGCTGGACTCGTGTGCCCACATGGAGCACCTCACTCAAACAGGTCCGAGTGTTTGAATTGAGTTCCGCACCACTCCACACTCGGATGGCAGCGTACAGCGTACGCTGCACATGGGATCAGTAATAAATCTCACTGCGGTCCTGAAACATTGGGCCCAAACGGACCCGCTTAACTCTGCTGTTATTGGACACGGTGATAAATCTTATCACAGAAGGTCTACTTCACTGGACCTCACCCCAGACTATTAATATACTGTATTAATATACTTATGTAATTATGATAAGTTGGTGATGATATAAAGTTACAAATATGCTTTACTACAGCTTCATTCAAGAGACAAGGCATTGCTGATTTCACTTAGTCTtatattctgaaaataaaacatttgagtaATTACAGTCATCCAAAAGCCAGAATAAGAGAACATGGAGGCATGCATTACATTAGTTATTGTATGTCTTGTCTCTTAAGTTAGTGTGTTTTCCCCCAACCTTAtgttagtgttttatttgtgtgttcatgtccagtTCATTCACTGGTGACCAGTTACTAGCAGGTCTAGAAAGTTCTTTTATGTAGATATGACCCATCCATCCACACGACTTTGTGTAAATATACAGCCCCTGTGCATACGTTATTCTTTCTTACAGGCATCAGTCTCTTTCTTTGAGTGGCGATCTTTATGGGAAACATTTTGACTGGCTGTCTCCGATGACATGCTACAGTAGTGCAGAGAAAAGGTCTTTAGTGTTTGTCCAGCTTCAGGTCACAATTCTGCCTCCAAATCCCAAAAGTGTTTTCTGCCTTAATCTTAGCAAAATATGGCCTGAAACTCTTATGCTTTGAGACTGAGTACTGGGTGTGGAATGAGAGTCAAGTCTAGTCAACAGTGTGTGGAGTTTTGCACCcccaacacagagagaagtgATTGTGAAAAACTGTACAGGATCAGCTTTCCACTGCTAACTGGAACATGGCTGATATGTAACAGTGGTACAGGAATTAAACGTTAAACACAATCAGGTAGTTTAATTAAAGGGGTTGTGATTACAGAAGCTATCTGGGGTTTACTCAGCACACAGACTGTAAAAGGGAGAACTAGCTGCGTGGAGTCGGTGCAGGGGAGACGTGACCAGGAGGCTGCGGCGCTCCGAATGCTGTCCATATCGGAGCCGTACTCTGGTGGAAGTCTGCGCTCAGTCTGTGGAGCTTCCAGTGATctggagcaggaagaggaagatctGGACAACGTCCACGTAGAGGGACAGTGCTCCAAACACGTACTCCTCTGGGCTAAGGGAGTGCGACCGGTTTCCTAGCAGCAGCTGCGTGTCGTATGCCAGGAACTGCAGCACAGAAGGACCCGGGACATCAGTGCTGCGGACAACCATACCAGCAGAGGGCGGTGGTACGAGCGTGGCGGGACACTCACCAGGGTGTAGACGACGGCTCCGATAGCAGCGTACAGCATATGGAGCCACGGAACCTGCACGCGGGAGAGAAACTGGGTTTGTTTACGGAAAcctgcatgagagagagaaactgggtTTTTTTACTCAAAGCTGCGAGcattacagtgtgtttacacTAGAAAAATCAGCACAGCACACTTCTgggaaacacaaacattcttATGATCTGTTCATCATAATGTGCTGTACAGGTTGGCTGTTATCTGCTTATTAAGTAGGTTTATCAAATAGCAACGGTTctataatatttttgtgtaaCTCGTCTGTGCACCTGCATTAAGTGAATTAAAACTGTTACAGTGAAGCACTTACATACTGAAATGAAAGCACAACGGTTGCTATGATGCCTGTAACCAGGACAACCATCGCCAGCACGCAAAAGAGCCCCGTGCAGGAGGTGAAGTCCACCTGTCCAGAGATGCAAAGAATCAAATATTCAAAACCTTTTACAAAACGGACAGGTTCCACACTCCCAACAGCTGTACACGCCCCCGAGGACGGACGCACATGTATGACTGCTGGGTAGGGAACGTTGCCAAGGAAACCGCTGTGTACGGGAGGATTAAACGTCTTTTCACTCCTCATTCAATGCTCCGAACATTCCTCACAGACAACGGCTGAAAGTGGCCGTTATTAATCGGGTGTTTGTGACGAGAGCAGGCATGCGCGATCTACCAGTGAGGCATGAATGTTTAATAGCACACAGTTGGCCATTGTAAGCCGAGACAAGGGGATCATTCTACCCGGGCCGCAGTCGGGCGAggtcagcacacagcacagcggTTTTACCTTCGTCTGGAAACAGAAGAGTGTGACGagaacacacactactgccgtTATCCCCAGTGCCAGGAACACCGCCTTGGTGTCAAAGTAACTGAAATGACCGTATGAACACGGGAAGGGGTGTGAACGCCACAGTGTTTGTTAAGACATTAGTGTGTGGAGTTATGTGTTTACATCAAAGGTGTGGTAAACATTGGATATACATggcatgtgcatgtttagaAATGGTTGagaattacattttagaaaCACAACTATTCTGCCTTACTGTACAACGAAACACCTGGGCCTTGGAAGCCATTTtgagcaaataaataatttatctttGAAGAAAAACATAAATCCCATGGCTATGACCCTGACTGCAGCTCATGCGCCTTCTGAAGAGTGGGCCAGTGGTGTAAAGGCATCCGACCTTGCTATCGTCCCAGTCATGTAGGACAAGGCCAGAGTCTGAGGGCGGAAGAGACGTGGACACGTTTAACACTTACAGTCCACAAAAAACTGGACACACTGCATGACATGCTACCTTGGAAAACATCTGAACACTTAcaaagatgaagaggagaaCGAAATTCCAAGGAAATCGTCTCCTGTAAAAGAAAAGCGAATGTTTACCGAAGCACCTCAGCCTGGCTCTGTAAAGGGTACGACATCGTGACATGTACACGGGGGCGGGGTCTCACCGGGGCCCTTCGCAGCACACCAGAATGATGTAGGCCACAAAGTACACAGCACTGCGGGGAAGACACATCGTCCAGAAGTCTGTTCCACTACAGCCTTGACACACACTACTGACATTGTGCATTTATTCATGGCAATAAGCACAGTTACCGTATCCTGCATGTTTAACAATAACACTCACAATGACGCCCAATAAATCCCGGGATACTTGATTACAAAAAGACGCACGGGATCTCTGTAAACAGGAGACGGTGATGAGCGAACATGAATGCGGAGAATAAAACTGGAGTGGAGAACTCAATTTCTTTTGATTACTTGCTCAGTCATACTCACACAAATGTGAACACTGCTACAATGGAGGTGGTGAGCAGTAGCTGGATGGCCAAAATAAGGTACACCTGCCCCAACAATAATTTTATTCcaatttatgctttttaaacatAAAGCGTTCACGTTTACGTACTTGTAGCTAAACTAACTTTTGTCATGCCTAGTGTCATGTTACTAGCGCTAATCTGTGCACACAGgtgggttttgttttgaaagtgtGCTGCACGTGTTATCCTCACCTTTCTGATAAAAGCGTGACGAACACTTTTGCTTTCCCACAGTCCGTCAGCTGCAAAATCCTCTGAGCCTCCTGCAACACAAGCAAGCTTTGAAAATGTCGTGCAAGAGCTGCGAGTTAACGCAACAACGGCCGGAAACGGAAACTTTTATTCTGGGTTCTGAGGTAAAATGAAGCCACTGTTCCTCTGTGCGGAGATAAACAACTGGTCCTGCCACCTTGCGCAAGGCCACAGTGTCTCAGTAACAGCCTTCATTATGGAATCCTGCAAAACACGTCTACACAACCTCAGAAGCCGATTCAAGTATCTAAACGTGTCTCTTAactcgctctctgtctcctaCAACCCCTCAGTGTCCTCGTCCCTTTGCTGTGTTCTAGGATTCCTCCTTCGAACAAACTGCAATGTCAGCAGCTGCTAATGGAAGTGAGAACATTCTCAGCTGAGGCAGTTTGCAGATCCACTGATCTGGGGACAGCCCTCACTTTCCCACACGCTCCACTGATCTGGGTACAGCCCCCGCCCCCTTTCCGTTCTGAGGATGTCATACCTGGCGTAGTGGGAGAGCCAGCGGAGGGGAAGAAGGTTGGCATCATGCTCGGTGCTCCAGGTGGAGGGTACATGCCAGGCTGCCCGGCTCCTGGGTAGACCCCTGATGGGGG
This region of Electrophorus electricus isolate fEleEle1 chromosome 2, fEleEle1.pri, whole genome shotgun sequence genomic DNA includes:
- the LOC113585202 gene encoding protein lifeguard 3 isoform X2, encoding MFKSDPPPSYEESRHDQLRAGICPYVPYGSPPPSGVYPGAGQPGMYPPPGAPSMMPTFFPSAGSPTTPGGSEDFAADGLWESKSVRHAFIRKVYLILAIQLLLTTSIVAVFTFVDPVRLFVIKYPGIYWASFAVYFVAYIILVCCEGPRRRFPWNFVLLFIFTLALSYMTGTIASYFDTKAVFLALGITAVVCVLVTLFCFQTKVDFTSCTGLFCVLAMVVLVTGIIATVVLSFQYVSVNKPSFSPACRFRGSICCTLLSEPSSTPCSWHTTRSCC
- the LOC113585202 gene encoding protein lifeguard 3 isoform X1; its protein translation is MFKSDPPPSYEESRHDQLRAGICPYVPYGSPPPSGVYPGAGQPGMYPPPGAPSMMPTFFPSAGSPTTPGGSEDFAADGLWESKSVRHAFIRKVYLILAIQLLLTTSIVAVFTFVDPVRLFVIKYPGIYWASFAVYFVAYIILVCCEGPRRRFPWNFVLLFIFTLALSYMTGTIASYFDTKAVFLALGITAVVCVLVTLFCFQTKVDFTSCTGLFCVLAMVVLVTGIIATVVLSFQYVPWLHMLYAAIGAVVYTLFLAYDTQLLLGNRSHSLSPEEYVFGALSLYVDVVQIFLFLLQITGSSTD